A genomic region of Nanoarchaeota archaeon contains the following coding sequences:
- a CDS encoding DUF4411 family protein, giving the protein MTNTNNVYIIDSSSLIELNKHNAMDVYVSVWKNISQLIQNDCLIAPKEVLNEIQNYDDALAKWVKKQKKLFKAPTARQIQIVQELLKEYPALIDVNAKHSADPWVIALAIDLSSQTQQTLVKIKRVVVTEEKLRGNKIRIPYVCNQKSIESIDIVELFRTEGWKF; this is encoded by the coding sequence ATGACTAATACTAATAACGTTTACATTATAGATAGTTCTTCTCTCATAGAATTGAACAAGCATAACGCAATGGACGTTTATGTAAGTGTTTGGAAGAATATTAGTCAATTAATTCAAAATGACTGTCTTATCGCACCGAAAGAAGTTCTAAACGAAATACAAAACTATGATGATGCACTAGCCAAATGGGTCAAAAAGCAAAAAAAGTTATTTAAAGCGCCTACTGCTAGACAAATCCAAATAGTGCAAGAACTCTTAAAAGAATATCCTGCACTAATTGATGTTAATGCTAAACATTCCGCAGATCCATGGGTGATTGCCCTTGCAATCGATTTATCTTCACAAACTCAACAAACTCTTGTTAAAATCAAAAGAGTTGTGGTAACTGAAGAAAAACTCAGGGGAAACAAAATAAGAATACCGTATGTCTGTAATCAAAAATCCATTGAATCTATAGACATCGTAGAATTATTCAGAACTGAAGGCTGGAAGTTCTAA
- a CDS encoding ImmA/IrrE family metallo-endopeptidase — protein MPRKEPIAVNVEPAVLKWLIGSSGWNREELAKRLKTNLQNIEKFESGEKKPTLRQLEELSAIFKRPLAAFLLSEPIAEKPKPKDYRMLPDKVDKFDKKTILVMRKARRLQDLSKELSINIKYETKSKLPKINVSEDPEKIALNFRKRFNLSEEKQRKFKTPYELFHYLRDVFEDLNIFVFQFSMPVEDARGFVFVDESPNVIVVNTKDNIEARIFSLMHEFAHILLGESVIDLPDATYSYKDNVEKWCNEFAASFLLPKDLAKTAFETYKSNLTQKETLKYLSNKYKVSKAMLLLNMLKLKYIERTDYDAILARFKKEEIKPKKEPEKGTGGGVPSEVRCLSEVGNKFVSLVANNYDKSHITYTDALNYLSIKSKSFDKVLSKAKK, from the coding sequence ATGCCGCGCAAAGAGCCAATTGCTGTGAACGTTGAGCCCGCTGTTCTGAAATGGCTAATTGGGAGTTCAGGGTGGAATCGGGAGGAGTTAGCTAAACGGCTTAAAACAAATCTACAAAATATTGAAAAATTTGAATCCGGAGAGAAAAAACCAACGTTAAGGCAATTGGAAGAACTTTCAGCCATTTTCAAACGGCCATTGGCAGCATTTTTATTATCCGAACCAATTGCTGAAAAACCAAAGCCGAAGGATTATCGAATGCTTCCTGATAAAGTCGACAAATTTGATAAAAAAACCATTCTCGTTATGAGAAAGGCACGAAGATTGCAAGATTTGAGCAAAGAGCTATCAATAAATATCAAATATGAAACAAAATCAAAATTGCCGAAAATAAATGTTTCTGAAGATCCTGAGAAGATCGCCCTTAACTTTAGGAAGCGTTTTAATCTAAGCGAAGAAAAACAAAGAAAATTCAAAACGCCTTACGAGTTATTTCACTATTTACGGGATGTATTTGAAGATTTGAATATTTTCGTATTTCAATTTTCAATGCCTGTTGAAGATGCAAGAGGATTCGTATTTGTGGACGAATCTCCGAATGTGATTGTAGTAAACACTAAGGACAATATTGAAGCGAGGATATTCTCTTTGATGCATGAGTTCGCACATATTTTGCTCGGGGAGTCAGTCATAGATTTGCCTGATGCAACTTATTCCTACAAAGACAATGTCGAAAAATGGTGCAATGAATTTGCAGCGTCTTTCTTACTACCTAAAGATTTGGCAAAAACCGCTTTTGAAACATATAAATCTAATCTCACTCAAAAAGAAACGCTCAAATATCTATCTAATAAATACAAAGTCAGTAAGGCGATGCTTCTTCTAAATATGCTTAAGTTAAAATATATTGAAAGAACAGATTATGATGCTATTCTAGCAAGGTTCAAGAAAGAAGAAATCAAACCCAAAAAAGAACCTGAAAAAGGAACTGGTGGAGGAGTGCCCTCTGAAGTAAGATGCCTTTCTGAGGTTGGAAATAAGTTCGTTTCTCTAGTCGCTAATAATTATGACAAATCGCACATAACCTATACCGATGCATTAAATTATTTATCAATAAAATCAAAGAGTTTTGACAAGGTACTTTCAAAGGCGAAAAAATGA
- a CDS encoding serine protease, with translation MKKHTKVENSSVTTFLMTFIILSVIVFGWSFGSSIFSDQNKSSQQETEPTNSQNIVSGISEYIQPAIQKTPQQQCEEIGSSWCNGQCYTSCSNNQRFNCPSNGAPSCINTKNIEDVKKSIVWVKYEVTGKNEDGSYFENGGSGSGVIFSNTDSKLFIYTNRHVLDCGFNDMKCYSRLTEKTSVRTQDGQIYPVSKISFSPHDLDIAILGVDTTNAENYQSVTVNDDLNVGDSVTAIGYPSYAERVVEFLVAEGKINALKDLLMSDGFAFNSIESDVYTYFGSSGGGLFDKDGNLVGINTWINIGTSSQKSIAIKISSLRNIDSVVYCKGDAYLTQKGYCVNYCDRTEILGTDNRCYSACDAFYCESQTIVGTDSRCQTSGYILGSDGYCHQPCGSPNSYCGEGTSICYKNRCISGCPLGTYLFRDGTCRIYA, from the coding sequence ATGAAAAAGCACACAAAAGTAGAAAATAGCTCTGTGACAACTTTTTTAATGACGTTCATAATTCTTTCGGTAATTGTTTTTGGATGGTCTTTTGGATCCTCAATATTTTCAGATCAAAATAAATCATCACAGCAGGAAACTGAACCAACAAATTCTCAAAATATTGTTTCAGGAATATCGGAATATATACAACCCGCTATTCAAAAAACTCCACAGCAGCAATGTGAAGAAATAGGAAGTTCTTGGTGTAATGGTCAGTGTTATACTTCATGTTCTAACAATCAAAGATTTAATTGTCCTTCAAACGGTGCGCCGAGTTGCATAAATACAAAAAATATTGAAGATGTAAAGAAAAGTATTGTTTGGGTAAAATACGAAGTAACTGGGAAAAATGAAGATGGCAGTTATTTTGAGAATGGCGGTAGTGGTTCAGGAGTTATTTTTTCAAACACCGATTCAAAATTATTTATATATACAAATAGGCACGTTTTGGATTGTGGATTCAATGATATGAAATGCTATTCAAGATTAACTGAAAAAACAAGCGTTAGAACTCAAGATGGCCAAATATACCCGGTTTCTAAAATTTCTTTTTCTCCTCATGATTTAGATATTGCAATACTGGGGGTAGATACGACTAATGCCGAAAATTATCAAAGCGTAACTGTGAATGATGATTTAAATGTAGGGGATTCGGTTACTGCAATAGGTTATCCTTCTTATGCTGAGCGAGTTGTAGAATTTTTAGTAGCTGAAGGAAAAATTAATGCATTAAAAGATTTGCTTATGAGTGATGGGTTTGCATTTAATTCAATAGAATCTGACGTTTATACTTATTTTGGCAGTAGTGGCGGCGGGCTTTTTGATAAAGATGGCAATCTTGTGGGGATAAATACTTGGATAAATATAGGAACTTCTTCTCAGAAAAGCATAGCTATAAAGATCAGTTCCTTGAGAAATATTGATTCCGTGGTTTACTGTAAAGGGGATGCATACCTTACTCAAAAAGGATATTGCGTAAACTATTGCGATAGAACAGAAATATTGGGAACTGACAACCGATGTTATAGTGCATGCGATGCGTTTTATTGTGAGTCTCAAACAATAGTTGGAACTGATTCCCGATGTCAAACATCAGGATATATACTTGGCTCCGATGGCTATTGTCATCAACCTTGCGGTTCTCCAAATAGTTATTGTGGGGAGGGTACATCTATTTGTTATAAAAACAGGTGCATTAGCGGCTGTCCATTAGGCACTTATCTTTTTAGGGATGGAACCTGTAGAATATATGCGTAG
- a CDS encoding DNA topoisomerase IV subunit A — MATAEKELIDKAVIEKLENVGRKSLKEIEDGKNPEVQIPLRTLSNVHYDEKDHLIKIGTAVQKRSYLNLGQAKKYMQTMLIASACKDLIKTGKTTSIRDLFYMTKHTIGNTQENTFDDQIESDPIIEDLEVTIDTLREELHLFASNRGSLVGNITLIDSGDTIDCRRLGSGGWSIPSIVEKSMIKFDACEAKFVLMVEKDAVWRRLNEDKFWKTHNCILIHGQGVPPRGVRRLLWRFENELKIPIYVFVDNDPWGLYIYSVIKQGSINLAYESKRMAIPTAKFIGLSSFDQEKYNLPKDVTIKLNDEDKKRANQILGYPWFQKPSWQRELKYMLEKGVKLELEALSKKGISFVTDVYLPEKIAKKEWLE; from the coding sequence ATGGCAACAGCAGAAAAAGAACTAATAGATAAGGCAGTAATTGAGAAGCTGGAGAATGTTGGAAGAAAGTCGCTGAAAGAAATTGAAGATGGAAAAAATCCTGAAGTTCAGATACCATTGCGCACGCTTTCAAACGTTCATTATGACGAGAAAGATCATTTGATAAAAATTGGAACTGCAGTACAGAAGCGAAGCTATCTTAATTTGGGGCAGGCAAAGAAATATATGCAGACAATGCTTATTGCGTCCGCTTGCAAGGATTTGATAAAAACTGGCAAAACAACATCTATCAGAGACCTATTTTATATGACAAAGCACACCATCGGCAACACGCAGGAGAATACTTTTGACGACCAGATAGAGTCAGATCCGATAATAGAGGATCTTGAGGTCACAATAGACACGCTAAGAGAAGAACTGCATCTTTTTGCAAGCAATAGAGGATCTTTAGTTGGAAACATTACACTTATCGATTCTGGCGATACAATAGATTGCAGAAGGCTGGGTTCAGGAGGCTGGAGCATTCCTTCAATTGTCGAAAAATCCATGATTAAATTCGATGCCTGCGAAGCAAAATTTGTTTTGATGGTAGAAAAAGACGCCGTATGGCGCAGATTAAACGAGGACAAATTCTGGAAAACGCATAACTGCATATTGATACACGGGCAGGGAGTTCCGCCGCGAGGAGTAAGGAGATTATTGTGGCGATTTGAGAACGAGCTGAAAATCCCGATATATGTGTTCGTAGATAACGACCCTTGGGGACTTTACATTTATTCGGTCATAAAACAGGGCAGCATAAATCTGGCTTACGAAAGCAAGAGAATGGCGATTCCGACTGCGAAATTCATCGGATTGTCATCGTTTGACCAGGAGAAATACAACCTGCCAAAAGATGTGACAATCAAGCTGAATGATGAGGACAAAAAGAGAGCGAATCAGATTCTCGGATATCCGTGGTTCCAGAAGCCGTCGTGGCAGCGCGAATTAAAATACATGCTTGAGAAAGGCGTAAAGCTGGAACTAGAAGCTCTAAGCAAGAAAGGTATTTCGTTTGTTACGGACGTCTACCTTCCCGAGAAGATTGCGAAGAAGGAATGGCTGGAGTAG
- a CDS encoding DNA topoisomerase VI subunit B translates to MAQTELTAQQMASAKEVSVAEFFEKNKHLLGYENLQKSLLTCIKEAVDNALDACEEARILPTIYVEIKRVGDTNDKFKIIIEDNGPGIVKKNIPKIFGKLLYGSKFHRLKQSRGQQGIGISAAVLYAQLTTGRPTKIYSRPSDTFTHIFELHLNTQKNEPEIVSETSVPGDGHGTRIEMDIKGKYTRGKQSVLEYLLESAIINPYATIIFLDPDNEKFEFTRVVETLPPEAKEIQPHPEGIELGILIRMLKFTQARNLRSFLSNEFSRVGGTKAGEICDVAGIDAKINPTTVTRDEAEKLLDAMQKAKLQNPPTDCLSPIGFESVEKGLKKEVIPEFVTAITRPPTVYAGRPFQIEVGIAYGGNLNKEGAIQIYRFANKMPLLYDQSACAITKAVIQTDWKRYGLNQSGGGMPSGPVAVSVHLASVWVPYTSEGKEAIASYPEIIKEIKLAIQEAARKLGAFLSARHREHMLREKASIFQRYAEDLVAALANLTEKPIAEINVSMQKMLDNKGLVVDEEAEKKEVSAEEDETEDVKRRKEYAQRDDGAEEDL, encoded by the coding sequence ATGGCACAAACTGAGCTTACTGCACAACAGATGGCGAGCGCAAAGGAAGTATCTGTTGCTGAATTCTTTGAGAAGAATAAGCATCTTCTAGGTTATGAGAATCTTCAGAAATCGCTTTTGACATGCATAAAAGAAGCTGTTGACAATGCTCTTGACGCATGCGAGGAGGCGCGCATTCTTCCAACAATTTACGTCGAGATAAAGCGCGTGGGAGACACCAACGATAAATTCAAAATTATTATAGAGGATAATGGGCCAGGCATTGTGAAAAAGAACATACCGAAGATTTTCGGAAAACTTCTTTACGGCTCCAAGTTCCACCGCTTAAAGCAGAGCAGAGGCCAGCAGGGAATCGGTATTTCTGCAGCAGTGCTTTATGCCCAGCTTACAACCGGCAGGCCGACAAAAATATATTCTAGGCCCAGTGATACGTTCACCCATATTTTTGAGCTTCACTTAAATACGCAGAAAAACGAGCCCGAGATAGTTTCAGAGACGTCAGTTCCTGGCGATGGTCACGGCACAAGAATTGAGATGGACATAAAAGGAAAATACACGCGCGGAAAGCAATCGGTTCTTGAATACCTGCTTGAGAGCGCAATCATAAATCCGTATGCGACAATCATATTTCTTGATCCGGACAACGAGAAATTCGAGTTTACAAGAGTTGTTGAAACATTGCCTCCGGAAGCAAAAGAGATACAGCCGCACCCAGAGGGAATCGAGCTTGGAATACTTATCAGAATGCTTAAGTTCACGCAGGCAAGAAACCTGCGCAGCTTTTTGTCAAACGAATTTTCAAGAGTCGGCGGCACAAAGGCTGGCGAAATCTGTGATGTTGCAGGAATTGACGCAAAAATTAATCCGACAACAGTCACGCGCGATGAGGCTGAAAAGCTCCTTGATGCGATGCAGAAGGCAAAGCTTCAGAATCCGCCTACAGACTGCCTTTCGCCAATCGGATTTGAGTCCGTTGAGAAAGGGCTTAAAAAAGAAGTTATACCTGAATTTGTTACTGCCATTACAAGGCCGCCAACAGTATATGCGGGAAGGCCATTCCAGATAGAAGTCGGCATAGCATACGGCGGAAACCTAAACAAAGAGGGAGCAATACAAATATATCGCTTTGCGAACAAAATGCCTTTGCTTTACGACCAATCGGCATGCGCGATAACAAAAGCAGTAATTCAGACAGACTGGAAACGATATGGTTTAAATCAGAGCGGAGGCGGAATGCCTTCAGGTCCTGTCGCAGTTTCAGTGCACCTCGCATCGGTTTGGGTTCCGTATACTTCAGAAGGAAAAGAAGCAATCGCAAGCTATCCGGAAATTATTAAGGAAATAAAGCTCGCAATACAGGAAGCTGCAAGAAAACTTGGCGCGTTCCTTTCTGCAAGGCATAGGGAGCACATGCTCCGCGAGAAAGCAAGCATATTCCAAAGATATGCGGAAGACTTGGTAGCTGCTCTTGCAAATTTGACAGAAAAGCCTATTGCAGAAATAAATGTTTCTATGCAGAAGATGCTTGACAACAAAGGACTCGTTGTTGATGAAGAAGCAGAAAAGAAGGAAGTGTCTGCCGAAGAGGATGAGACTGAGGATGTAAAGAGAAGAAAGGAATACGCGCAAAGGGATGATGGCGCCGAAGAGGATCTTTAG
- a CDS encoding KH domain-containing protein, which yields MEYISLEIKIPEKRIAVLIGTKGATKKALEKAFNCKLRISSEGDIEISASDTAMALRAKEAVTAIARGFSPEHAMILTDEEHVLEIISLIDYAGTSEKALERFRSRLIGTHGKARANIEEISETHISISGKTVAILGAPENVKQARDAIELLLSGKTHKTSYLFLRKQKEREKVF from the coding sequence ATGGAATATATTTCACTCGAAATCAAAATCCCTGAAAAGCGCATAGCAGTTCTTATCGGCACCAAAGGGGCAACAAAAAAGGCGCTTGAAAAAGCGTTCAATTGCAAGCTGCGCATATCATCCGAAGGCGATATCGAAATTTCGGCAAGCGATACTGCAATGGCTCTGCGCGCAAAAGAAGCAGTGACTGCGATAGCGCGTGGTTTTTCTCCAGAGCACGCGATGATTCTAACTGATGAAGAACATGTGCTTGAAATAATAAGCCTCATAGATTATGCAGGAACTAGTGAAAAGGCGCTTGAGCGGTTCCGCTCAAGGCTGATTGGCACGCACGGCAAGGCACGGGCAAATATCGAGGAAATTTCAGAGACGCATATTTCAATATCCGGCAAAACTGTTGCAATACTTGGCGCGCCAGAGAATGTGAAGCAGGCGCGTGACGCAATTGAGCTTTTGCTTTCAGGAAAAACGCACAAAACATCTTATCTTTTTTTAAGAAAACAGAAGGAACGAGAAAAAGTTTTTTAG
- a CDS encoding PHP domain-containing protein: MRLKLDLHLHSCHSGEAFGTIEEIILCAKSVGLDGFALTDHNTISGNKEAAHIANLKKDLKNTNRN, encoded by the coding sequence ATGCGATTAAAACTCGACTTACATCTTCATTCCTGCCATTCCGGCGAAGCTTTCGGCACAATCGAAGAAATTATTCTTTGTGCGAAATCAGTTGGGCTTGACGGATTCGCGCTCACTGATCACAACACAATTTCTGGAAATAAAGAAGCTGCGCACATCGCTAACTTAAAAAAAGATTTAAAAAATACTAATAGAAATTAA
- a CDS encoding 50S ribosomal protein L37ae produces the protein MHTKKVGTTGRFGNKYGSRVRHMVAKIEATSRAQHTCPQCLRLTLNRMSAGIWKCKKCKVTIAGGAYQPTTTATKIMKGEVEAFVREAVSVVELVSAVEEKQAVKEEGKSVKKKAAKSKKAKTETTESEEIESKAVEE, from the coding sequence ATGCACACAAAAAAAGTAGGCACAACCGGACGATTCGGAAACAAATACGGAAGCAGAGTAAGGCATATGGTTGCGAAAATTGAGGCAACTTCTCGCGCCCAGCACACCTGTCCGCAGTGTCTAAGATTAACGCTTAACAGAATGTCCGCAGGAATCTGGAAATGCAAGAAGTGCAAGGTCACTATTGCCGGCGGAGCATACCAGCCAACAACTACTGCAACGAAAATAATGAAAGGCGAGGTTGAAGCATTTGTGCGAGAAGCCGTATCGGTTGTTGAATTAGTTTCCGCTGTTGAGGAAAAACAAGCAGTTAAAGAGGAAGGAAAATCGGTAAAAAAGAAAGCGGCAAAATCCAAAAAAGCAAAAACAGAAACGACAGAATCAGAGGAAATAGAATCAAAAGCCGTTGAGGAGTAG
- a CDS encoding 50S ribosomal protein L16, with protein sequence MALRRARIYREFKRPYTRTAVKVHRKAYIKGVPGSKLHTFEMGNAAMKGKFEKKIYIISCENAQVRHNSLESGRISANSLLRKKLDDKNFFMKVLVYPHQVLREHAQAAIAQADRFYQGMAHAFGKPSGSAARIRKSHRIMVIEVNASGIETAKQAGKRVCDKMPMRCRVEIAK encoded by the coding sequence ATGGCATTGCGAAGAGCACGAATATACCGGGAATTTAAAAGGCCTTACACGCGCACGGCAGTAAAGGTTCATAGAAAAGCATACATCAAAGGAGTTCCTGGTTCAAAGCTTCATACTTTTGAGATGGGAAATGCTGCAATGAAAGGCAAATTTGAGAAAAAAATTTATATCATTTCCTGCGAAAACGCGCAAGTAAGGCACAATTCTTTGGAATCCGGCCGCATTTCCGCAAACTCGCTTCTTAGAAAAAAGCTTGACGATAAAAATTTTTTCATGAAAGTTCTTGTTTATCCGCATCAGGTTTTAAGAGAGCATGCGCAGGCAGCTATTGCTCAAGCAGACCGATTCTATCAGGGAATGGCGCATGCTTTTGGAAAGCCTTCAGGTTCTGCTGCAAGAATCAGAAAATCTCACAGGATAATGGTTATTGAAGTGAATGCAAGTGGCATTGAAACAGCAAAACAAGCAGGAAAAAGAGTCTGCGACAAGATGCCGATGCGATGCAGGGTTGAGATTGCAAAATAG
- a CDS encoding NUDIX domain-containing protein: MAEQQFPEPIVGALIFNTIGKLFLMKSHKWGGNYVIPGGHIELGESAVNALKREIKEETGLDIFDIEFIGIQEFIFDPAFWKKRHFVFMDYACKTDSRDVTLNSEGQEFGWVSLDEFERLPVEPYTLCAIQNFKAMRQNTQLLKKG, from the coding sequence ATGGCTGAGCAGCAGTTTCCGGAGCCGATCGTAGGCGCGCTTATTTTCAATACTATCGGCAAGCTGTTTTTGATGAAATCCCACAAATGGGGCGGAAACTACGTTATTCCGGGCGGGCATATAGAACTTGGCGAGAGCGCGGTTAATGCCCTGAAGCGTGAAATAAAGGAAGAAACCGGTCTTGATATATTCGACATCGAATTTATCGGCATCCAGGAATTTATATTCGATCCAGCATTCTGGAAAAAGAGGCATTTTGTGTTTATGGATTATGCATGCAAAACAGATTCACGCGATGTAACGCTAAATTCAGAAGGACAGGAATTCGGCTGGGTTTCGCTTGACGAATTTGAAAGATTGCCTGTTGAGCCGTATACGTTGTGTGCCATCCAGAATTTTAAGGCAATGCGGCAAAATACACAGTTGTTAAAAAAAGGATAG
- a CDS encoding tRNA (guanine(10)-N(2))-dimethyltransferase has product MVIEKITEGKARILAYTGRIQEISKKAAVFYNPKMKHNRDISVLALTVFQEELSARAQSQGAKKESIKSQKGENGIVVADCLSATGVRGIRYALEVPQIFEVIFSDLNPAAIKLIKKNVAENKIKNATIEEEDAVITLARRKSKIDFIDIDPFGTPIQFLDSSARAISLHGMLAITATDTAPLSGTYPRAAYRKYGAKSMRCDMQHELGIRILIANIVRDCAKYDKGFTPVLSFSELHYFRVFGRVKRSKSAADISMRSIGYFIFCKKCGRREFMPDNCRKECADCGEKTNYAGPLWNGRIFDSDFCAKVFEKSKPMNDAQLLKLLGVIREESLIDAPWYELGTLASIFRVNPPRIDAFIEKLRKAGFRASRTHFSPTGVRTDANLLEIRSRLR; this is encoded by the coding sequence ATGGTTATTGAAAAAATTACTGAAGGCAAGGCGCGCATCCTTGCATACACCGGAAGAATCCAAGAGATATCAAAAAAGGCTGCGGTCTTCTACAATCCGAAGATGAAGCACAACCGAGATATTTCTGTTCTTGCGCTAACTGTGTTTCAGGAAGAGTTGTCGGCACGCGCACAATCACAAGGCGCGAAAAAAGAATCAATTAAATCTCAAAAAGGCGAAAATGGCATTGTTGTCGCAGATTGCCTTTCAGCGACAGGAGTGAGGGGAATAAGGTATGCGCTTGAAGTGCCGCAAATCTTTGAAGTTATATTTTCAGACCTGAACCCGGCTGCAATAAAACTGATAAAAAAGAATGTTGCGGAAAACAAAATAAAAAACGCAACAATAGAAGAAGAAGATGCGGTAATAACTCTTGCGCGCCGCAAAAGCAAAATCGATTTCATTGACATAGACCCTTTTGGCACGCCGATTCAGTTTCTTGATTCTTCAGCGCGCGCCATATCGCTTCACGGAATGCTTGCGATAACTGCAACCGACACAGCCCCGCTTTCAGGGACATATCCGCGCGCAGCATACCGCAAATACGGCGCAAAATCAATGCGCTGCGACATGCAGCATGAGCTCGGGATAAGGATATTGATTGCAAATATTGTCCGCGATTGCGCAAAATATGATAAGGGATTCACGCCGGTTCTTTCTTTTTCAGAACTGCATTATTTCCGTGTTTTCGGAAGGGTGAAAAGGTCAAAGTCCGCAGCAGATATAAGTATGCGAAGCATCGGATACTTTATATTCTGCAAAAAATGCGGCAGGCGCGAATTCATGCCCGATAATTGCCGAAAAGAGTGCGCGGATTGCGGCGAAAAAACCAATTATGCAGGGCCGCTCTGGAATGGCAGGATTTTTGATTCTGATTTCTGCGCGAAAGTTTTTGAGAAATCAAAGCCTATGAACGATGCTCAGCTTCTGAAACTGTTGGGTGTAATCCGTGAGGAATCTCTGATTGACGCGCCGTGGTACGAACTCGGGACTTTGGCGTCTATTTTTCGCGTGAATCCGCCACGCATTGACGCCTTTATAGAAAAGCTTCGCAAAGCAGGGTTTCGCGCGTCAAGAACGCATTTTTCGCCTACGGGAGTGAGGACGGACGCGAATCTTCTTGAGATTAGATCCCGTTTACGTTGA
- a CDS encoding Bro-N domain-containing protein, with translation MAGHSAPENALVVFQGKAIRRVWHDNEWFFSVVDIIQALTDSANPRNYWNMLKSRESEHGVELYTICVQLKLLAEDGKLRETDCVNTQGAFRIIQSIPSLRAEPFKQWLAKVGYERVQEIENPEIAMKRMREIYAAKGYSDDWIEKRVRGIAIRDELTNEWGKRGVKADREYAILTAEISKATFGLTPSEYKKAKGLENENLRDHMNDLELIFSMLGERLTTEATRKKDARGFIQNQIIANEGGSVAGRALNDAEKSLGIKIVSNENFIELNSAKKLEKKLKQ, from the coding sequence ATGGCAGGACATTCTGCACCTGAAAATGCTTTGGTGGTGTTTCAGGGAAAGGCAATCAGACGGGTGTGGCACGATAACGAGTGGTTTTTCTCGGTTGTGGATATTATTCAAGCCCTTACGGACAGCGCAAATCCGAGAAACTATTGGAATATGCTTAAATCAAGAGAATCAGAACACGGAGTTGAACTGTACACAATTTGTGTACAGTTGAAATTGTTGGCGGAGGATGGCAAATTAAGAGAAACGGATTGCGTAAATACGCAAGGTGCGTTCAGAATCATTCAGTCAATTCCTTCTTTAAGAGCCGAACCATTCAAGCAATGGCTCGCAAAAGTCGGCTACGAGCGCGTGCAGGAAATAGAAAATCCTGAAATCGCAATGAAGCGTATGCGCGAAATATACGCGGCAAAAGGATATTCTGATGACTGGATAGAAAAAAGAGTGCGTGGAATCGCCATAAGAGACGAACTTACAAATGAATGGGGAAAACGCGGAGTTAAAGCAGACCGGGAATACGCTATTCTAACCGCAGAAATTTCAAAAGCTACTTTTGGGCTTACGCCAAGCGAATACAAGAAAGCCAAAGGCTTGGAGAATGAAAATTTACGCGATCATATGAACGACCTCGAACTCATATTTTCAATGCTTGGCGAGCGGCTTACAACAGAGGCAACGCGGAAAAAAGACGCGAGAGGATTTATTCAGAACCAAATTATTGCAAACGAAGGCGGTTCAGTTGCAGGAAGAGCCTTGAATGATGCGGAAAAAAGCCTAGGAATTAAAATAGTTTCTAATGAAAACTTTATTGAATTAAATTCTGCAAAGAAGCTTGAAAAGAAGTTGAAGCAATAG